The sequence TGCATTAGATCGCCTTTGCCAGCACGAAATGCACTCACTACTATACTTGATCTATCTTTTACTAAATTTATAAGATCATGCTGGATCGATCCAGAGATGAAAAGTACCGAGCTTAGCACAAAGATAATGAGTGCAAAGAGGCAAAAGCTAAAAAGGTGATCCTTTCTATCTTTAAAAAGCAGAACCACGGCGTAGTTTATAAAATTTTTACCTATCATAGACAAAGCCTTTTTGCCCCTTTTGATTAAAACTAAAAGCAGCATTTGCTCTTGTTATCTTAGAAATTTCTCTTAGCTCATCTTGCTTTGCTTTATAATCAAAGCTAAGATAGTGTGCCGCTAAAAGCATATAAGAAAGTCCAAAAAATAACGCCAAAAAAACTAGAAATTTCACACTATTTACCGATAAAATTCTTTATCTCGTCAAATCTTATGACACCTTTGCCAGCATGATCTTTTAAAAAGCTCTCTGCCTTTGCTTCATCTTTAAATGGGATAAACTCATCGCCCATTGGTCCGTAAACGTTTGAGCCGTGAACATAAAACGCATCTTTTGCATCAAGCTTTTCTAGCGTGTAATAGTCACTCACATAAGCATCTTTCATTTTACCGTCCGCAAAATAAAATTGTGCCATATCTTTTACGCCATCAAAATAATAATCCTTGCCATCTGCTTTGATGAGTGTCGCCCATGGAGAATTTTTAACAATCATGCCACATACCGCACATCTTGCACCTTTTGGTACGACTATTCTCTCAGGTTTTTTTATTTCTTGTTTAGCTTTTGAGGCTTGGTTGCTAGTACCTAAATTTGCCGGAGCGTCCCATAGATACAAAGCGGCAGCTTGTAGGTGTTTGTCGTACTCTGGAGCTTTGCTGGCCTCTTTTGAGTCACATACTTGTTTAAGATGAGCTTTTAGCTCAGAGATAGCTTTAAAGCTTTTTGGATCAGTTTTATCGCAGTTTGCCTCGTAAAATTCCTTACCATGTGCGTAAACGCCGTCCTCACGTTTAGCTTTTATCATTTTATTATCACCCTCGAAATCCTGTCCAGCGATCTCGTAAGCTTTAGCAAAGTTCATTATTTCGCCGCCATTTTCTGCTTGAAATTCTTTTGCGTCAGCCTCGGTTGAGAAGGCATATTTGCTATTTCTAGTCATTGTGCCTTTGACGCTACTACCAACTACGTAAAATGCCTTGTTTACGTCGATCAAATTTAAATTTTTAGTATCAACGACTT comes from Campylobacter concisus and encodes:
- a CDS encoding nitrous oxide reductase accessory protein NosL; the protein is MILRSILSSALLATILFSASTNEQAVKMKPMFQSVDPSKATLVGNGEGKEYCAVCGMNLVKFYKTNHVYNGKQVASLHCLYELTEGKIPSDAQVVDTKNLNLIDVNKAFYVVGSSVKGTMTRNSKYAFSTEADAKEFQAENGGEIMNFAKAYEIAGQDFEGDNKMIKAKREDGVYAHGKEFYEANCDKTDPKSFKAISELKAHLKQVCDSKEASKAPEYDKHLQAAALYLWDAPANLGTSNQASKAKQEIKKPERIVVPKGARCAVCGMIVKNSPWATLIKADGKDYYFDGVKDMAQFYFADGKMKDAYVSDYYTLEKLDAKDAFYVHGSNVYGPMGDEFIPFKDEAKAESFLKDHAGKGVIRFDEIKNFIGK